One genomic segment of Deinococcus sp. HSC-46F16 includes these proteins:
- a CDS encoding VWA domain-containing protein produces MARVTRYSKFEGELDQLDSSELMQMIQEALLGQGMNDPYDPDPNARPSMDDLFDAILEALADRGMIPEEQLLEALQADDVRETPLGQQIERLMDKLQQDGFIRKEFDEEPGQGGQGQSGESRFQLTDKSIDFLGYKSLRDLMGGLGRSSAGAHDTREYASGVEMTGELKNYEFGDTLNLDTTATLGNVISKGFDQLEESDLVIRQAEYNSSAATVVLLDCSHSMILYGEDRFTPAKQVALALAHLIRTQYPGDTVKFVLFHDSAEEVPVAKLAQAQIGPYHTNTAGGLRLAQQLLKRENKDMKQIVMITDGKPSALTLPDGRIYKNAYGLDPYVLGATLREVANCRRSGIQVNTFMLARDPELVGFVRRVSEMTKGKAYFTTPQNIGQYVLMDFVTNKTKLVN; encoded by the coding sequence ATGGCGCGTGTCACGCGGTACAGCAAGTTCGAGGGCGAACTCGACCAGCTCGACTCCAGCGAGCTGATGCAGATGATTCAGGAAGCGCTGCTGGGGCAGGGCATGAACGACCCCTACGACCCCGACCCCAATGCGCGGCCCAGCATGGACGACCTCTTCGACGCGATTCTGGAGGCGCTGGCCGACCGGGGCATGATCCCCGAAGAGCAGTTGCTGGAGGCCCTGCAAGCCGACGACGTGCGCGAGACGCCGCTGGGTCAGCAGATCGAGCGCCTGATGGACAAGCTCCAGCAGGACGGCTTTATTCGCAAGGAATTCGACGAGGAGCCGGGGCAGGGCGGCCAGGGGCAGAGCGGGGAGTCGCGCTTTCAGCTCACGGACAAGAGCATCGATTTCCTGGGCTACAAGAGCCTGCGCGACCTGATGGGGGGCCTGGGCCGCTCCAGCGCGGGCGCCCACGACACCCGCGAGTACGCTTCCGGCGTGGAGATGACGGGCGAACTCAAGAACTACGAGTTCGGGGACACCCTCAACCTCGACACGACCGCCACGTTGGGCAACGTGATCTCCAAGGGCTTCGACCAGCTCGAGGAATCCGACCTCGTCATTCGGCAGGCCGAGTACAACTCCTCGGCGGCGACGGTCGTGTTGCTGGACTGCTCGCACTCCATGATCCTCTACGGCGAGGACCGCTTCACCCCCGCCAAACAGGTGGCGCTGGCCCTGGCCCACCTGATTCGCACCCAGTACCCCGGCGACACGGTCAAGTTCGTGCTGTTCCACGACTCGGCCGAGGAAGTGCCGGTCGCCAAGCTCGCCCAGGCACAGATCGGGCCGTACCACACGAACACGGCGGGCGGCCTGCGGCTCGCGCAGCAGCTTCTCAAGCGCGAGAACAAGGACATGAAGCAGATCGTGATGATCACCGACGGCAAACCCTCGGCCCTCACACTGCCCGACGGCCGCATCTACAAGAACGCCTACGGCCTCGACCCCTACGTGCTGGGCGCCACCCTGCGCGAGGTCGCCAACTGCCGAAGAAGTGGCATTCAGGTCAACACCTTCATGCTCGCCCGCGACCCTGAACTCGTTGGGTTCGTGCGCCGCGTCTCCGAGATGACCAAGGGCAAGGCGTACTTCACGACGCCGCAGAACATCGGGCAATACGTGCTGATGGATTTCGTGACGAACAAGACGAAGCTGGTGAATTAG
- a CDS encoding DUF11 domain-containing protein, with amino-acid sequence MKHPPLALLIPGLLAGAFAAGAQAQTATRQIPAGTEITNQATATFEPLTPGGVASVESNLVRTVVQAVCAVSVSPDGTVQAPGQSATLLPGEGATFAYTVVNSGNDRFTLPLSARTEPGSAHTPTTRLVLDTNGNGVADAGEEEVGSLTLDAGAAARVLLAVETAESAGGDAFVNLVASCGGNQQDANNVSRVRVGPPPVLEVGKSFTPALVRPGTETTVTVTTRNAGDGDSREVVLTDPLAEQIAQGLVYVPGSANASAGVLEYTADGVTWGATEPGGVRGVRGVRVRAASLAAGEDLTLTFRMRATEAAENRVIPNVATAITGRQQAQGRASADVRYQPGVALGPVGEPEAPENTPADLQTKPFAVVGQEVCFDHTLKNTGDVRDLFAVTVTYPQGAATARLTGADGAPLVQPLPLDPGGTALVRVCYDATRTGGLEALLTASGTRGTSNTTRDVVQAVEAGLPELVKTVSSGPERTVSQGEELTYTLRVRNPYTRPLTGVTVSDPLPGHVDFVEASAGGRVSGEAGAQTVSWSVGTLQPGETRSFTVRARVSTRAVDGEALKNVFNMVSTEFPTPLPSNEVRSPVWSAALRITKVVSSAQAAPGDRLTYTLRIQNLSATTAIVDAVVTDTPARGLNYLPGTGTLAGQLLPDPAITNGVLRWSIGTIPAGGTAELTYQTRVTGDATGDLVNRVEVVGNGAGGNARAIASNVATAVTRLNLGAFAPLADLLGTVFVDRNRNGVFDEGVDTPVERARVLLAGGRLVLTDAAGRYHFAGVPLGTHALRLDPGSVPYLPLNVPGDGGLPGTRTVHVRGLTGVDFPLAPLGGEVAALRRTTLTVGGLRVEKSLQRTPEGYVVTLRLVSAADLAEFELQDALPTGAALKDGRNTLSGTLKAGETLLTYRFAFTGEPGAALTDPAVRWRN; translated from the coding sequence GTGAAACACCCCCCCCTTGCGCTGCTGATCCCCGGCCTGCTGGCGGGGGCTTTCGCGGCAGGTGCCCAGGCCCAGACGGCGACCAGACAGATCCCCGCCGGAACCGAAATCACCAACCAGGCGACCGCCACCTTCGAGCCCCTCACGCCCGGCGGCGTGGCGAGCGTCGAGTCCAACCTCGTTCGCACGGTCGTGCAGGCGGTGTGCGCGGTCAGTGTGTCCCCCGACGGGACGGTGCAGGCCCCCGGCCAGAGCGCGACCCTGCTGCCCGGTGAAGGCGCGACTTTCGCCTACACGGTCGTCAACAGTGGCAACGACCGCTTCACCCTGCCGCTCTCGGCCCGCACCGAGCCGGGCAGCGCCCACACCCCCACGACCCGGCTGGTGCTGGACACCAACGGCAACGGGGTGGCCGACGCGGGCGAGGAGGAGGTCGGGTCCCTGACCCTGGACGCCGGAGCCGCGGCCCGGGTGCTGCTCGCCGTGGAGACGGCCGAGAGCGCCGGGGGCGACGCCTTCGTGAACCTGGTGGCGAGCTGCGGCGGAAACCAGCAGGACGCCAACAACGTCAGCCGCGTGCGGGTCGGGCCGCCGCCCGTGCTGGAAGTGGGCAAGAGCTTCACGCCCGCGCTCGTGCGTCCCGGCACCGAGACCACCGTCACCGTGACCACCCGCAATGCCGGGGACGGGGACAGCCGCGAGGTCGTGCTGACCGATCCCCTGGCCGAGCAGATCGCGCAGGGCCTGGTTTATGTTCCCGGCAGCGCGAATGCGAGCGCCGGGGTGCTCGAATACACCGCCGACGGCGTGACCTGGGGGGCCACCGAGCCCGGCGGGGTGCGCGGGGTGCGCGGGGTGCGGGTGCGGGCGGCCAGCCTCGCGGCGGGGGAGGACCTCACCCTCACCTTCCGGATGCGGGCGACCGAGGCCGCCGAGAACCGGGTGATTCCCAACGTCGCCACCGCCATCACGGGCCGTCAGCAGGCCCAGGGCCGCGCCAGCGCCGACGTGCGCTACCAGCCCGGCGTCGCCCTCGGCCCGGTGGGCGAGCCCGAGGCCCCCGAGAACACCCCGGCCGACCTCCAGACCAAGCCCTTCGCCGTGGTCGGGCAGGAGGTCTGCTTCGACCACACGCTGAAGAACACCGGGGACGTGCGCGACCTGTTCGCGGTCACCGTGACCTACCCCCAGGGCGCGGCGACGGCCCGCCTGACCGGCGCGGACGGGGCGCCCCTGGTGCAGCCCCTGCCGCTCGACCCCGGCGGGACCGCGCTGGTGCGGGTGTGTTACGACGCCACCCGGACGGGCGGGCTGGAGGCCCTGCTCACCGCCTCGGGCACCCGCGGCACGAGCAACACCACCCGCGACGTGGTGCAGGCGGTCGAGGCCGGGCTCCCCGAACTCGTCAAGACCGTCTCGTCCGGCCCCGAGCGCACCGTGTCGCAGGGCGAGGAGCTGACCTACACCCTGCGCGTCCGCAACCCCTACACCCGCCCCCTGACCGGCGTCACGGTGAGCGATCCCCTGCCTGGGCACGTGGACTTCGTGGAAGCGTCGGCGGGCGGCCGCGTGAGCGGCGAGGCGGGCGCCCAGACCGTGAGCTGGTCGGTGGGAACGCTTCAGCCCGGCGAGACGCGCAGCTTCACCGTGCGGGCGCGGGTGAGCACGCGGGCAGTGGACGGTGAGGCGCTGAAAAACGTCTTCAACATGGTCTCGACCGAGTTCCCCACGCCCCTGCCCAGCAACGAGGTCCGCAGCCCGGTCTGGAGCGCGGCGCTGCGCATCACCAAGGTGGTTAGCAGCGCCCAGGCCGCCCCCGGCGACCGCCTGACCTACACCCTGAGGATCCAGAACCTCTCCGCGACCACCGCCATCGTCGACGCCGTGGTGACCGACACCCCGGCCCGCGGGCTGAACTACCTGCCCGGCACGGGCACCCTGGCGGGCCAGCTTCTGCCCGACCCGGCGATCACGAACGGGGTGCTGCGCTGGAGCATCGGGACGATTCCGGCGGGCGGCACAGCCGAACTCACCTACCAGACCCGCGTGACCGGCGACGCGACGGGCGACCTCGTCAACCGGGTGGAGGTCGTGGGCAACGGGGCTGGCGGCAACGCCCGCGCCATCGCCAGCAACGTGGCAACCGCCGTGACCCGGTTGAACCTCGGCGCTTTCGCGCCGCTGGCCGACCTGCTGGGCACGGTCTTCGTGGACCGCAACCGCAACGGCGTCTTCGACGAGGGAGTCGACACCCCGGTCGAGCGGGCGCGGGTGCTGCTGGCCGGGGGCCGCCTGGTGCTGACGGACGCGGCGGGCCGCTACCACTTCGCGGGGGTGCCGCTGGGGACGCACGCGCTGCGCCTCGATCCCGGCTCGGTGCCCTACCTGCCGCTGAACGTGCCGGGAGACGGCGGCCTGCCGGGCACCCGCACCGTGCATGTCCGGGGCCTGACCGGGGTGGACTTTCCGCTCGCGCCCCTCGGCGGCGAGGTCGCGGCCCTGCGCCGGACCACCCTGACTGTCGGCGGGCTGCGGGTCGAGAAGAGCCTGCAGCGCACCCCCGAAGGGTATGTGGTCACCCTGCGGCTGGTCTCGGCGGCCGACCTCGCGGAGTTCGAGTTGCAAGACGCGCTGCCCACGGGCGCGGCGCTGAAAGACGGCCGCAATACCCTGTCGGGCACCCTGAAGGCCGGAGAGACGCTCCTGACCTACCGCTTCGCATTCACGGGCGAGCCGGGCGCGGCCCTGACCGACCCCGCCGTCCGCTGGAGGAACTGA
- a CDS encoding DinB family protein, with translation MTLNSAELHARTFRSHRGALMDLYAELPEEHGHFAAWEGGMSLIGQADHLADSSVMMLGMIAGQAPQRPAPGAGSASVAEVRERLRQTTEQVASAVAALSEEDLARSVPAFGGRPLPVAALLDMLIGHEAHHKGQVWVMARQVGVKPPMFVKMG, from the coding sequence ATGACCCTGAACTCCGCCGAGCTGCACGCCCGCACCTTCCGCTCCCACCGCGGAGCCCTGATGGACCTCTACGCGGAGCTGCCCGAGGAGCATGGCCACTTCGCTGCGTGGGAGGGCGGCATGAGCTTGATCGGGCAGGCCGACCACCTCGCCGACAGCAGCGTGATGATGCTGGGCATGATCGCGGGACAGGCTCCCCAGCGCCCCGCTCCCGGTGCCGGAAGTGCCAGCGTCGCCGAGGTGCGTGAGCGCCTGCGCCAGACCACCGAGCAGGTGGCCTCGGCCGTCGCCGCCCTGAGCGAGGAGGACCTCGCCCGCAGCGTGCCCGCCTTCGGGGGCCGCCCCCTCCCCGTCGCCGCGCTGCTCGACATGCTGATCGGCCACGAGGCCCACCACAAGGGCCAGGTCTGGGTGATGGCCCGGCAGGTGGGGGTCAAGCCGCCGATGTTCGTGAAGATGGGGTAA